Proteins encoded within one genomic window of Camelina sativa cultivar DH55 chromosome 19, Cs, whole genome shotgun sequence:
- the LOC104766666 gene encoding uncharacterized protein LOC104766666, with product MGKTKDNIISRLDLPSICNRPHLHVLPSGRGPIPRFRLDGDAKDALFRWIVRKVKFPDRYASNLRNCVDNQEGISAFFITRSLTPAGIRQLADNIPVLICNLEKIFLPSFFRCDGGGEKPHYINQVPDIFSQIRRLSGKPTKRWLTEVELKHLHTYILLNCEELWPYERIYLEQLRTSYPHYDEETLATKKQNEFVQWMKFYVHTCNNRGERLHTWLEELVDGPLSLAQSSPTYYTR from the exons ATGGGGAAGACAAAAGACAATATCATATCGAGATTAGACTTGCCTTCAATATGCAATCGGCCTCATTTACATGTCTTACCAAGTGGAAGAGGTCCAATCCCTAGATTCAGATTAGATGGAGATGCTAAGGACGCATTATTTAGGTGGATTGTACGAAAAGTTAAGTTCCCTGACAGATACGCTTCCAACCTACGAAACTGTGTTGACAACCAAGAAG GTATTAGTGCTTTCTTCATTACAAGATCACTGACGCCAGCTGGTATCAGGCAATTAGCTGACAATATACCAGTTCTAATATGTAATcttgaaaaaatatttctgCCCTCTTTTTTTCGATGTGATGGCGGTGGAGAAAAACCACATTACATAAACCAAGTTCCAGATATATTCTCACAAATTAGGCGGTTAAGCGGGAAACCAACTAAGCGGTGGCTGACGGAAGTTGAACTAAAACACTTGCATACCTACATTTTGTTGAATTGTGAGGAACTATGGCCATATGAGAG GATTTATTTGGAGCAGTTACGAACATCTTATCCACATTATGATGAGGAAACACTTGccactaaaaaacaaaatgaatttgTACAATGGATGAAATTCTAT GTGCACACATGCAACAATAGAGGTGAGCGATTACATACCTGGCTAGAAGAGTTGGTAGATGGTCCATTGTCGCTTGCACAAAGTTCACCGACTTACTACACACGTTGA
- the LOC104767959 gene encoding F-box protein At2g14290-like, whose protein sequence is METSNPRTRSDLPPDLVKCIFNRVSFTDFHRARIVSTNWYWSLKLTVPRKITSPWLILFPEGENDEDGNRVKLFNHEEEDRIYKSKRDFRNSCSSYEKTKEFVVVWFVDPSVNCLCFCKKGDDRFAYILLLSRVSMYDQQIYDVVLRGHSLYILTNHDYIRFIDFSGPRGELLLVENILDQRRQRSFHVFKKDHDPEMNQRYIEVISLGEEALLLRMHTTVPGLEPNSIYFTSHDSACHRFRMKTLHIDICVFNLPTKTLKRCSTLSNMKLKDALWFLPRT, encoded by the exons ATGGAAACTTCAAATCCTAGAACCAGGTCAGACCTTCCTCCCGATTTGGTCAAATGTATCTTCAACCGAGTAAGCTTTACTGATTTCCACCGTGCAAGGATCGTGTCTACGAATTGGTACTGGAGTTTGAAGCTAACAGTTCCCCGGAAAATCACATCTCCATGGCTGATACTATTCCCAGAAGGAGAAAACGACGAAGATGGTAACCGTGTGAAACTTTTcaatcatgaagaagaagacaggaTCTACAAGTCGAAGAGAGATTTTCGAAATAGTTGTAGCTCGT ACGAGAAGACGAAAGAGTTTGTTGTTGTGTGGTTCGTTGATCCATCTGTCAATTGTCTTTGCTTTTGCAAGAAAGGGGATGATCGTTTTGCTTACATTTTGTTGCTTTCTCGAGTCTCTATGTATGACCAACAAATATATGATGTGGTGCTCCGAGGTCATAGTCTCTATATCTTAACCAATCATGATTACATTCGGTTCATTGATTTTTCTGGTCCACGAG GAGAGCTTTTATTAGTCGAGAATATCCTTGACCAGAGAAGACAAAGGAGCTTCCATGTCTTCAAGAAGGATCATGATCCTGAAATGAATCAGCGTTACATTGAGGTGATCTCTCTAGGTGAGGAGGCCTTGCTTCTTAGAATGCATACAACAGTGCCTGGTCTCGAACCCAACTCCATCTATTTCACCAGTCATGACTCCGCCTGTCACCGTTTCCGTATGAAGACTTTACACATTGACATATGTGTGTTCAACCTTCCAACCAAGACCCTCAAGCGCTGCTCCACGCTCTCCAACATGAAGCTCAAGGATGCTCTATGGTTTCTCCCTAGGACTTGA
- the LOC109130861 gene encoding uncharacterized protein LOC109130861 — MGSPSAICQKERWKYTFFCIDYRGFNNITIKDKYPLPQIDELLDQLRGASWFSKIDLASGYHQIPIAEQDVMKTAFQTRYGQYDFVVMPFGLTNAPATFMRLMNEVFHEYLDRFVIIFIDDILIYSRSAEEHAEHLRKVLERLREKRLFAKFSKCKFWQREIGLLGHRVSEQGMSADPEKIAAIQDWPKPTSVSEVRSFLGLAGYYRKFVKGFSSIAKPLTRLTGKGVPFIWNEEVEEAFGS, encoded by the coding sequence ATGGGGAGCCCCAGTGCTATTTGTCAAAAAGAAAGATGGAAGTATAcgtttttttgtattgattaccgaggattcaataacataaccatcaaGGACAAGTATCCGTTGCCACAGATTGATGAATTGTTAGATCAACTTAGAGGAGCAAGTTGGTTCTCGAAGATTGATTTAGCCTCTGGCTATCATCAAATTCCGATTGCGGAACAGGATGTGATGAAGACCGCTTTTCAAACGAGATACGGCCAGTATGATTTTGTGGTAATGCCGTTTGGGCTTACCAATGCACCGGCAACATTCATGCGATTGATGAATGAAGTTTTCCATGAATATCTGGATCGATTCGTGATAatattcatcgatgacatcctgaTATATTCACGGAGTGCAGAAGAGCACGCAGAGCATTTGAGGAAAGTGTTGGAGAGACTAAGGGAGAAAAGGTTGTTCGCGAAGTTCAGCAAGTGTAAGTTCTGGCAAAGGGAAATTGGATTATTGGGGCACCGAGTTTCGGAGCAAGGCATGTCTGCCGACCCAGAAAAGATTGCCGCAATTCAAGATTGGCCAAAGCCAACATCCGTGTCGGAAGTTAGGAGTTTCCTAGGTCTTGCCGGCTATTATCGGAAATTCGTGAAAGGATTTTCATCTATTGCAAAGCCTTTGACACGACTTACGGGTAAAGGAGTTCCTTTTATATGGAACGAAGAGGTGGAAGAAGCTTTTGGAAGCTAA
- the LOC104767961 gene encoding uncharacterized protein LOC104767961 — MEFIADYDLKIQYHPGKANVVADALSRRKAKVGAEKEVEFLADELKKVRLLALEGESNEPLGLQAVTQASLLHQIREEQPKDKNLKTFIEELRSTEGPNASGYHLADDSTLLLNGRITVPDRSGLREEILSTAHSSPLSIHPVSTKMYKNIRRICRGLWELMFTSFHSETDGQTERTIRTIEDMIRLCALEWSTDWEGNLPLVEFAYNNSYHSNIGMSPFEAMYGRPCRAPLCWTEVGERTSFNHKLIDETTEKVKFIQECMKKAQDRX, encoded by the exons ATGGAATTCATTGCCGATTATGATTTGAAAATCCAGTACCACCCGGGTAAAGCTAATGTGGTAGCAGATGCACTAAGTCGAAGAAAAGCAAAAGTTGGTGCTGAGAAGGAGGTGGAGTTCTTAGCTGATGAATTGAAGAAAGTAAGGCTTTTAGCCTTAGAGGGAGAGTCCAATGAGCCGTTGGGTTTACAAGCTGTAACTCAAGCGAGCCTGTTGCATCAAATCCGGGAAGAGCAACCCAAGGACAAAAACTTAAAGACATTCATCGAGGAATTGAGGAGTACAGAAGGACCGAATGCTAGTGGATACCACTTAGCAGACGATAGTACGTTACTCCTTAATGGGAGAATAACTGTACCTGATCGAAGTGGTCTGCGGGAGGAGATATTGAGTACAGCTCACAGCTCACCGTTGAGTATCCATCCGGTGAGCACCAAGATGTACAAGAATATACGGAG GATTTGCAGAGGGCTTTGGGAACTGATGTTCACCTCATTCCACTCAGAGACTGACGGACAGACGGAGAGGACTATCCGAACCATAGAGGATATGATCCGACTATGTGCATTGGAATGGTCTACAGATTGGGAAGGGAATCTGCCATTGGTTGAGTTTGCGTATAACAATAGTTATCACTCCAACATTGGCATGTCGCCATTCGAGGCGATGTACGGGAGACCTTGTCGAGCACCTTTGTGTTGGACTGAAGTTGGGGAAAGGACGAGTTTCAATCACAAGTTGATTGATGAGACCACGGAGAAAGTCAAGTTTATTCAGGAGTGTATGAAGAAGGCTCAAGATCGCCNATGA